From the Lathyrus oleraceus cultivar Zhongwan6 chromosome 4, CAAS_Psat_ZW6_1.0, whole genome shotgun sequence genome, one window contains:
- the LOC127137106 gene encoding uncharacterized protein LOC127137106, with protein MEPRNLLFVVAGCFDLDYESCVEDSAERSSTFACDKAVTEPQSQTRKSRLLNTPIVDTKFVMSNLKDISVIRKPMQKDLFSVSDEEEMFTPSKKNLEVQILDPAKALRSMLAVAYHPSSILGNANYSNLKAAYSFYNVSTATPLLQLMNDALIVAKQKDFDVFNALDVMQNETFLKELKFGPGDGKLHYYLYNYRVRQALKSSELGLR; from the exons ATGGAACCCCGCAATCTCTTGTTTGTTGTGGCTGGATGCTTTGATTTGGACTATGAAAGCTGTGTAGAAGACTCAGCAGAGAGAAGCTCAACCTTTGCTTGTGATAAGGCTGTGACTGAGCCTCAGAGTCAAACCAGGAAGAGTAGATTATTGAACACACCTATTGTTGACACTAAATTTGTAATGAGTAACTTGAAGGATATCAGCGTCATTCGGAAACCTATGCAAAAGGATCTTTTCTCTGTCTCAGATGAAGAAGAAATGTTCACTCCAAGTAAGAAAAACCTGGAAGTTCAAATACTAGATCCGGCGAAAGCTTTGAGGAG TATGTTAGCAGTAGCTTATCATCCCTCTTCTATCCTTGGCAACGCAAATTATTCAAATTTGAAAGCAGCATATTCATTCTACAACGTATCAACTGCAACCCCTTTGCTTCAGCTGATGAATGACGCTCTCATTGTAGCAAAACAGAAGGATTTTGATGTTTTCAACGCTTTGGATGTCATGCAAAACGAAACCTTCTTGAAAGAGCTGAAGTTTGGACCTGGCGATGGTAAACTTCATTATTATCTTTACAACTACCGAGTAAGGCAAGCGTTGAAGTCATCAGAGTTGGGGCTGAGATAA
- the LOC127137105 gene encoding DEAD-box ATP-dependent RNA helicase 7: MTLFERISWYLQLFLQATADLVGNEKMKASTNVRHIILPCNSTARAQVIPDIIRCYSSGGRTIIFVEKKESASEFAGLLPGARALHGDIQQSQREITLKGFRSGKFLTLVATNVAARGLDINDVQLIIQCEPPRDVEAYIHRSGRTGRAGNTGVAVMLYDPRRSNISKIERETGIKFEHVSAPQPDEIAKAIGGEAAELIFDVSDSVIPSFKAAAEELLNNSGLIVVELLAKALAKAEDKVDGVRGLALTADGQGAVF; the protein is encoded by the coding sequence ATGACTCTGTTTGAAAGGATTTCATGGTATCTTCAACTGTTTTTGCAGGCAACTGCTGATCTTGTTGGTAATGAGAAAATGAAGGCTAGCACCAATGTTAGGCATATTATCCTTCCTTGTAATAGTACTGCCAGGGCTCAAGTTATCCCTGATATTATTCGCTGTTATAGCAGTGGTGGCCGGACAATTATATTTGTAGAGAAAAAGGAGTCTGCTTCCGAGTTTGCTGGATTGTTGCCTGGAGCAAGAGCTCTCCATGGTGACATTCAGCAGTCACAGCGTGAGATTACATTGAAAGGTTTTAGGTCTGGTAAATTCTTGACATTGGTGGCCACCAATGTGGCAGCCAGGGGTCTTGACATCAATGATGTTCAGTTGATTATCCAGTGTGAGCCTCCCCGGGATGTAGAAGCATATATTCATCGGTCTGGACGTACAGGAAGAGCTGGCAACACTGGAGTTGCTGTGATGCTTTATGATCCAAGAAGGTCAAATATATCTAAAATCGAAAGAGAAACAGGTATTAAATTTGAACACGTATCTGCTCCTCAGCCTGATGAAATTGCCAAAGCTATTGGCGGGGAAGCGGCTGAATTGATTTTTGATGTGTCTGATAGTGTGATTCCTTCATTCAAAGCTGCTGCTGAGGAACTATTGAACAACTCTGGTTTAATAGTTGTTGAGTTACTTGCAAAAGCTCTTGCCAAGGCTGAGGATAAGGTTGACGGGGTGCGAGGTCTTGCTCTAACTGCAGATGGACAGGGTGCTGTTTTTTGA
- the LOC127137107 gene encoding DEAD-box ATP-dependent RNA helicase 7, with protein sequence MTLFERISWYLQLFLQATADLVGNEKMKASTNVRHIILPCNSTARAQVIPDIIRCYSSGGRTIIFVEKKESASEFAGLLPGARALHGDIQQSQREITLKGFRSGKFLTLVATNVAARGLDINDVQLIIQCEPPRDVEAYIHRSGRTGRAGNTGVAVMLYDPRRSNISKIERETGIKFEHVSAPQPDEIAKAIGGEAAELIFDVSDSVIPSFKAAAEELLNNSGLIVVELLAKALAKAEDKVDGVRGLALTADGQGAVFCVPVKDLDAFLAGQKNAVNVSLKVATELPSLQQRQVAYEVNMR encoded by the coding sequence ATGACTCTGTTTGAAAGGATTTCATGGTATCTTCAACTGTTTTTGCAGGCAACTGCTGATCTTGTTGGTAATGAGAAAATGAAGGCTAGCACCAATGTTAGGCATATTATCCTTCCTTGTAATAGTACTGCCAGGGCTCAAGTTATCCCTGATATTATTCGCTGTTATAGCAGTGGTGGCCGGACAATTATATTTGTAGAGAAAAAGGAGTCTGCTTCCGAGTTTGCTGGATTGTTGCCTGGAGCAAGAGCTCTCCATGGTGACATTCAGCAGTCACAGCGTGAGATTACATTGAAAGGTTTTAGGTCTGGTAAATTCTTGACATTGGTGGCCACCAATGTGGCAGCCAGGGGTCTTGACATCAATGATGTTCAGTTGATTATCCAGTGTGAGCCTCCCCGGGATGTAGAAGCATATATTCATCGGTCTGGACGTACAGGAAGAGCTGGCAACACTGGAGTTGCTGTGATGCTTTATGATCCAAGAAGGTCAAATATATCTAAAATCGAAAGAGAAACAGGTATTAAATTTGAACACGTATCTGCTCCTCAGCCTGATGAAATTGCCAAAGCTATTGGCGGGGAAGCGGCTGAATTGATTTTTGATGTGTCTGATAGTGTGATTCCTTCATTCAAAGCTGCTGCTGAGGAACTATTGAACAACTCTGGTTTAATAGTTGTTGAGTTACTTGCAAAAGCTCTTGCCAAGGCTGAGGATAAGGTTGACGGGGTGCGAGGTCTTGCTCTAACTGCAGATGGACAGGGTGCTGTTTTTTGTGTACCAGTCAAGGACTTGGATGCATTTCTTGCCGGTCAGAAGAATGCTGTCAATGTAAGCCTAAAGGTTGCAACAGAATTGCCTAGTTTACAACAAAGACAAGTTGCATATGAGGTTAACATGAGATAA